tgtgtgtgtgtggctggaggggggggggggggacctgacTCTGAGATCAGAGACAGACAAAATGGCTCCCAGAGAACAGAACAGAGCACTCGGCATCAGGGCACTGTCATCTCCCTTCACACAGCTGTCAGCTGGAACCAGCCGCCGCACACTTCtgaaccccccctccacacacacacacagtactggCATATTGCCAGTGAGAAGGGGGTGAGGTTGATGGCTAATAATGTAGATCCTTaacaagtgttttaatgaatCCCAGATACACGAATGACAAACGCAGCAGGGCCTCGttttctctccacctcttcatccCGTCACCTTTTGGCCTCCGCTGCCGTGTGACGAGCTCGCTGCTGAACTTCTCTAGTTGCAGTGTGTCTGTTCGCCTGCCAGAGAAAACCCAGAGCAGGGAACTCACTCGGCgagcgagaggagagaaaacaaacgccGCCAGAGGGCGCTGCCGTCACAGGACGGCCTCTGATTGTAGGTCAGTTCTAATTTCCTGCCCCTCGTCAGGATGCTCAGTGAAGACTGCAAATCAAACGGAGAATTGTCCCTTTGTGCAGAATGACAATGGCCGCATTTGCATACAGTTTTTCACTTATACAATGCATCATTTGCATAGCAGCTTTGATTATTCTGTTATGTGAAGACCCTGACGGTAAAATTGCATCGTCCCACCGTACATTGTCACGGTCCAACTCTTCTATTTATTTATGAGTGAGCAGCAGTATTAACTTGTACCAGtgcatcatcttcatcaaaGAGTAGTCCTTCAAATTCAGTGAACTAGAGATCAATGGGTAAATAATGACTTTATTAATACTGCAAAGGGAAATGATTTTGCTGCAGCAGACTTTATATACGCAAGTGAAGAAATAGTAAGAAATCCACAATATAAACAAAGAAGATGGAATAATATTGAATGAAATTAACTGGATGAGTCTGTAGGAAAAGGTGCTCGGTGGTCCTGGTTATCCACAATGGATAGTAATATCTTCAGGGTCCTCCCCTCTACCACCTTTTCCAGACTGTCCCGTTCTAATCTAATGAAGAGGCCGACCTTCTTGACCAGTTTAAGTTTTGTTACGGTCTCCGACTCCAATGCTGGAGAATGGAGAAGTATAATGGAAGCGTAGAGTAGTACTTGTACCTCTGCAGGAGAGTGCGTATGATTCCGACTCGAGATTGTTTCATCCAGATCTTGTGCTTTTGAAGAGCTGAATTGTACAGAGagatctctctccctccatcccatCCAATACGTTGGTTATTTAACTAGCTTCCACATGAAGGCAAAGGCTCTTCCTGTGCTGGTGATGTGAAATACTAAAAAAGTAGTGAAATGCCTTGAACTTGCAGCCTTTGTATTACACTCGGGGAAAGAAATGCAGTGTGCAATCTGTGAAAAACAGGagtggttttgttttcattcctttgtgggggtgggggggggggcggatgtcCCACTCATTAGCAGTTAAATCTCATCTTTGAGCTCAGATCAGTTCCGTGAGGGCGGTGGCTACACCCACAGTGACACCAGGCTGCCTCCAGATCAGTGATGAAGGCGGCGAtgacgggggggacgggtgggggggcgagACTGTGACGGTTGTTATCAGAACTCCGGCAGATGCGTGTGGCGCTCAGTTTCCTGTTGACCACGAGTGGAAGTGGCAGGCCGCACACTTTTTGCACTTACACAGGCGACCCGTGCATAAGCGCGCGCACAAATGTGCACACtactcgcgcgcacacacacactgactgtaggcatccgccccccctcctcgtgCCCCTGAGCCTGACAGTCTGGACATGGGAGAtatcagagagagggagaggcatGAAAACAGAGACCAAGCCTTTGAGTTGGATCAGCATGTAGCTGTGAAAGTGCATTTGTGGGGGACGAAATGGCGATGTCAGAACAGCTTGTAACTGAGGGAGGTAAGTCTCTCTTtctggccttttttttcctgttgacTTTTGTCGTAGCGTATTCAGCAATAACCAAACTAAACCGAGGTCGTTGCTTTGACGAAGGTGAATTAAACAAGTTGCATTTGAGGTTTTAAGCGTGCGCTTAGTGAAAACATGACACGCGGCACTACAGGGAGTTTATATTAAGCCCCTGCACGCCGCAGCTTTGATCACTTATTGTACATGAACTGATGGCTTTAGGTGTAAATGTGTTACTGCACGTTGAAAAATGAGGCTggatggtgatgtgtgtgtgtgtgttgtgtgagacTTGCTGGTTGAAGATAAGGCCTCCCCTATGCCTGAGAGCAAAGGAGACGGTGTGTGTAAGCCCTTCAAGCCTTATCCTGACacctcccacccccacctctTCTCCATCACCCTGCCACACATGCAGTGGGGATTAACCCCGTCATGTACCATTTCAATGGGCAAGCtttttagacacacacacacacacacacacacacacacacagacacacacacaggattaacCCTTGTGTGTCCATTTCCATGGATGGTTCTTAGCTGTGCTCCAGTTGTGACTGCTTGTGTTGCCATGACTACAGGGGCCCCGCGAACGTAAGATAGGCAAATCCACATAAGTCACCCGCAACAGACACTCTTAAGCCACTactgacgacccccccccccatgctgccAAAAGACTGACAGGAGCCTCGCGAGCTGTGAAGTGCTCATGTTACAAGCTTAACATGGTCCAAGCAGAATACATAAACTGTAAGCCATCAGGCGTCTTTGTTGCTGGTCGTGTGAGAGGCGGGCCTTCCAGCAGCAGATCCCGTTGGTTCTGGGCACGGCACCATACTCGGGGTCTCGACCAGGAGAAGAGTCGGCGAAGGGGGTCCGCCTTTTGAGCTGTGGGCTTCTTTCGCAAAACTCAGGGAAGTTCCGTTCCGAGATTGCACAGCCAGACTTGAAAAGATCTGCAGAATTGGTCAGAATAAAGTGACACTCTCTGGTATGACAAATGTGAAAAACACCTCCACAATGAAACACCATAACGCCTGCTTCAACGTGTCCGATATGGAGGCTGGAGAAAACTGTTTGATTACTAGACCCATGATTAGACCGTACTTAAGAGTACATCACTGGACTGACAGATATAGGAAGGACATGATTGAGGTTAAAATGAGCATTTGAATTTATTAtgttcattttcaatttcatcAATTTGGTGGTAAAAGTTGTGCGAGGTCCATCGGAAAGGAATAAAAACGTCTTAATTTGAGTAAGactttcatgtacatttatgtatgcAGCCTTTTCTATGGGTTGTATCATTTTAAATTATGCCTTAAATGCTTCAACCAGATCCAAAATAATATTCAACCAGGTTTCTAATCATTTTACCCATCAGTGCTGTTGTTACACGCGCAGCAGCTTCTGTGAAAGCCCGGGAAATGTTTCCACAGCGCGTCTCCCAAGAGCAGCTTAATTTGTGAATAAATCATTGATGGTACATTGTGTTTTCACTCGCTGCGTACATGGGCAGTGTATAAATCACAACCACGTTCGAGCGTTTGGCTGCAGCGTCGCTAAATAATTGAGGCGGGTGAAAGTACTTTTGTctttgaaagaaaatattttttaggCTTTGATACGAGAGCCCCTGTCAAAACTGTTTTAGGAGTCGAAGCCATTCTTAAATAATGTGCAATAAATTAGCAAATATTATGACAAACACTTgcataaatatttgtaaaactaCTGAACTAATATGACTTGTCCCAACCACATGGGCAAGTCTTCGCTAGCTGTGATCTGAATATCTGATATTGTAAATTGAGGCGATTTAAGCAGATTTAGAGGCCTATGGGATTCTCCCTTttggtttagtgtgtgtgtgtgtgtgtgtgtgtgtgtgtgtgtgtgtgtgtgtgaagaggcaTATGGTAATGGGTTTACTGGTCTACCTCGGAGACAGTTCCGTGTGCAAACATGAAGACATCATTAATAGCAAATAAGTATGTTATCCACAGATGAAATAGAATTTTTCAGATCTCAATCTACTTTGGACTTATTGGGCCGATGCATCGTATGTATGCGTCACTCTGCATATAGTCCACATGACAAGCAAGTGGTCTTTGCTTGTCGCTGCCTCAGTTCAGTTCTGTTGCAGCAAGCGGATTTGCACGAAATGGGGAAAACACCAAAAACACTATGCAGTCAGCATGATGTTTAtttcccacacacaaacacttccagTCGGCTGCATTGGGCCAATTCTCATCCGTGTCAGTTACAAGGAAGGGACGGGatgcagggaggaggaaagcaaaagaagggggaaaaaatgctTACCAGACAACCTTCATATGCAGTTGTGCATTAgtaggggggaggagaagggggagagggcGACTGGCGGTGCTGGGCAGAGGATAGAGGAGCAAATGCATtgcggagggagaggaggagggcctACAGCTATTGTTCATGTCCTCCCGTGAACAAAGGGCTCATCTGGGTCCGTATGTAAACCCACAGCAGGCTCCAGCCCACTAACAAGGCCTCATGCGGGACAAAACATAGCCGACCGACTCCCGCAATTTACACTTTATTCCGTTTCGGTCTCGCGGTTTTGTTGGGATCTTTCTTTCTCCGTTGATCCTGCTCGCAGGGACGCATCGTTGCTGGTACGTCGCGTCCGGCCAACCGCCGTCCAGCGGGCCTATCCGTCTTTACGCACGGAGCGTAGATACGGTCCACCATCGCGGATCTGTAAACATCAATTTACCGATTGCACTTCTCTCAGGTAAACGGCCACTTTCCCCCCCACGCTCGCCTCGGTTGCAAAGTCCAGCCGCTGTGGCGACTTCGTGGCGATTGGGGAGCGAGCGCGGTTGCGGTTTCTCGTCTTATTTCGGTGGCTTTATCGCTGGAAAGGGATTTAACGCTAAGGCGTTAGCAAGACGGCTAACGCTTACCAACAGTTTTTCTGGCTAGCTAGCCGTAGCTAGCTAACCGCAGCTAACCCTGCGGGCCTGCGGGGCAGTGTTGTACACAGACAACGGCTGGATGTTGGatcatgttgatgttgttggtcTCCTGTTATTTGTCCCGGTGTGTTGGAATAAGTGCATGTTGCGGGTTATACTCGCGTCCTGATAGCATCGGTTTATCTTTGTAGCCTGGCTAATAGCTAAGTGTTAGCATTATGCGCTTGCTGCCTCTAATTGCCTTTGTAAGCCGACAACTCCACGTCAGATGTTCTTTGACTAATATAAGTTATGAACTGACCGTTGCACGGATGTGGCAAAAAGGGCATTCTGATATCTTATTATTGTTGGGTTTTGTGAAAAGTCTGCTAACGTAGCTTTTGTAAATAGTGATGTGTAACAGAGCTATGGTCCATATTTCCTCTGGAAATCATGGTGGAGTCCCAAAACCAGAACAATGCTGCGCTGATTTTTGTGTTTGGAGATCAGTGTGTTTGTCGAGTGAACATCCGTGTTGGTCAACTTTTGAGCAGAGATTGCTTGTGAGGTGGGCTGACCGTCACTTTGAGCCGGGCGGATAAAAACAcgtataatgtgtgtgtgatgcactGTGCCCGCTTGTAGGGGAGAGAGGAGCACGATTCCCGGTGGAGGAAGTGGAGTCCAGCTGATGTGATTGTGACCGCCTGTCATTAACCGCTaacaggaggggagaggagctaATGGAGCTCTCAACAACTAATGGACACATAACCAtcgattatttatttatttatttatttatttattcatcaaagcCATTTGTTTTCCTCTGATGGTGCATGCAGCCCATAGCGGGGCAGTGCGGCCTCACACAGTAAACAAGTTGTTTTGGCTCAAAGTGAAGCCAGGGATTTTACATGGATGGAGGTTTTAGCCACGTAGATGGTGCAAATCTTGTTTTGGATGCTCGTCATAGGTGGGTTTTGACCTATAGGGTTTAAAAACTATGACGTGGCCAAGTTACAGTAAGAACCTGCATACAATGATAACTTGATCACTCTTGGTGTCTGTTGTGTCCTCTAAGGTTAGTTGTGGTGGACATGCTGTCCATCTCAATAGAGTCTGTGTGGTTATTTTCATGTATGTGTTAGAGTAAAGTCATCAACCGAATTCAGCAAAATCACGTGGATGTTGTGTAACCCCTTCTCCCTTAGGAGATGCTGGTTTTATTCATTAATGTCTTAGCTTAAAAATAGTAATGTTTTTCACATCTCTGCTGTGCTCTCAAATCACAATTTACTCTGGAAACATCCTTTTAGTGCAATTGAAGCTCATCTCTCTCAGCCCGTATCTCCACATATCTCtttcatacatacacacactgtcagAGATACGTTAAATATGCAGAGACAAGACGGAGAGACATTAATGAGGCGGAGCTTCACCATGGTGACGGCAGGGGTCGTGACCTAGAGGGCGGCACGCCTGGATGGCCTTTATATGAGAGCTGGGCAATTAGAGTAGAACAAGGGTTGGATAGGACTGTGAGAGAGGGATTCAggagtctgtttgtttttttggctgaTTGTGAATAGTGAGTGTTAGTCAGTCCGTTTGTGGCGTTTTATACTTGGTAGATGGAGGCCGGTAGTTTCTATACAAGAGTGTATTTAGGAGCACATTGTTTACAAGAggcttgttttgtgtctttatgAAACAAGATTGGTGTATTACTGCCGATGaactgtgaatgtgtgcagcCAACTGAAACTGGGCCATGCTGGCCAGTTCAGGCTGCATGTGCTTTCAACCTCACACGATCATTATTTGCAAGTGTCACTTTAAAAGTGAGTAACTATCAGAAGGAGTACCACTGTAATGTAACTACTTCGTCTGGTACCATATTCTATCATTTATGGCCCTTCTCAGACCTTATTATTGAGGGCTATTTATCGTACACAAGGTGTGGAGAGGTTTACAGTGTCAAGCCTTAAGTTTATGGATTAGCAAATACAGCAGATAGTACCAGGATTGAAATGtcaatctgtgtttttgtctaatTTACTATCTTAATTGTGAACcaattaaatacaaatgaaacatgctgtttgttttaattctTTCTTCACCTCTCTTACAGGCTGTTCCTCCAAGTCATTCAAGCTGTACTCCCCCAAGGAGCCCCCCAACGGTAGCACTTTCCCCCCTTTCCACCCCGGCACTATGCTGGACAGAGACGTGGGGTGAGTTTGTTTTCTATGGTTTTTGTCCATCTGTTCTGTGAGAGGATATTACAGTACTATCCTTTGAACATCTTTGGTGGGTGCTTGTGTTTTTACATGCCATGTTTACATAGGCTGGAGTTTAATTTTCTAAACCATGTGttaatctgaaaaaaaacacccacagctGAATTAGTTTGTCGGTTGGTAGCCGGGACAATCAGCAGATAGCAGAACGTAGTGGAGATGGTTTTATAGTCCATGTATACAGCCCAACTAGTGTTTGTACACTCGTCCTCTACTTTAATGGCTTAACGTCACACGCCAGGATCTGGTGCTTAATGTCATTTTAGTGTACAGCATACAGTAAACATCCCATGCTGGTAGAACTGCATATTACTCGTGTAGAAGAACTCATCATTTCCTCTCATTTGGTAAAAACTGTCATTGGCCATATATGTCGATGTAGTATTAGCCTACGTTATAATGATGGTTGTGCACCAGATGTGGAATGCGAATGTTAAAGGCCAAAATAGGTTTGTCTTGACCTGTCTGGCTTAGTGAGGGTTCACCTCTTCAGGATTGTGTGCTGTACTTAATAGCCTGTGTGGCAGTGAGCAAAGCAGCTGCTATTAGCACTATAATTGAATGTGATAATCAACACTCTGTCTCCCTATTCTTCAGTCCTACCCCGATGTATCCTCCCACATATCTGGAGCCCGGAATAGGGTAAGTACGAATTGTTTCCCACATCTCTTAACTGGCGTGGAAATAGCTATAATAACGATTTTGCGACAATAACGACGATTTGCTTGTAACTAACTTGAATCTTTCATTGTACTGCAAGCTAACTGTTCTCAACCCGTGTCCTGTTTTTGTCCCTGTGTCTGTGATTGACCAGGAGGCACACACCATATGGCAACCAGACAGACTACAGAATATTTGAACTCAACAAACGACTACAGAACTGGACAGAGGTTCGGAGGCACCCACGTACACACTCGACAACAGtcctttaaatgtgtttgtcactgattatgtttcccCTCCACATCCTGTAGGAGTGTGATAACCTGTGGTGGGACGCATTTACTACAGAGTTTTTTGAAGATGACGCCATGTTGACCATTACTTTCTGTCTGGAAGACGGGCCCAAACGTTACAGTAAGAATCAGTCACGGGAACACACTGCTTCCGTCTCATTCCTTCCTGTCTAATGCCCATTGTCTTTTTcactcctcctctgaagcaATTGGCCGGACATTGATTCCGAGGTACTTCCGGAGTATATTCGAAGGCGGTGCTACTGAGCTCTACTATGTGCTGAAACATCCCAAGGAGTCCTTCCACAATAACTTTGTCTCCCTTGACTGTGATCAGTGCACCATGGTCACCCAGAATGGAAAGCCCATGTTCACACAGGTATGTTTACGTCTTGCGTACACCAGAAATAGACTTTTTAACTTTGGATTTCTAAACTGCAGCAATGCACACAATTTCACACAATTAGTTGTGAAAGCCAGTTTACTGGTGTTGCTGCATGGAATAAAATGTCTACACCTCCTTACAAGGCACATGCAAGCCACTTGATAGATTGGAAGCTTTTCGTTTATTCGGTATTGTGCACTCTGAATGCTAACCCTACACTTGAAGTTGTGAATCAATACCTGTGTATTGACCTGACCCCTCTGGACTGCCATAGGTGTGTGTAGAAGGGCGCTTGTACCTGGAATTCATGTTTGACGACATGATGAGGATAAAAACGTGGCACTTCAGCATCAGACAACACCGTGAACTCATCCCCCGCAGTATACTCGCCATGCATGTAAGTACATGCataggaaaaaaagatggatttatatatttgttaatTTGTTGATCCAATCGGTCCCTTATCGATTCCTCAGGCCCAGGACCCACAGATGCTGGACCAGCTGTCCAAAAACATAACAAGATGTGGCCTGTCAAACTCCACCCTAAACTACCTCCGAGTAAGTGAagcgcatgcacacactcaacatttttatttttacattaattttctttcattttaattgttgttttgaTTGTGGTCATCCATTTATAGCTGTTCGTGACATCAACATTTCAAGCTAACACACACGTGACCATTATGCCATCTTCACACCAAGCGCGAAGTAGATTACATAAGAAGTCAATACAAATGTCTTTGGAATAAAGCTTCATTTGTCGTTAATCCAATTTAGTCTGATTTTATTTGGAGCGGCCGACGGGAGAGCAGGGCGCTTTGAGCGCCGTGTGCGCACACACGGACATACGGACATATGCATGCACGTGTCAGGGCAGAACCGCCTGTGCAAAAAAAATACCACACTGTTCTAGGGGAGCGGAGGGTAATATTAG
The sequence above is a segment of the Gasterosteus aculeatus chromosome 9, fGasAcu3.hap1.1, whole genome shotgun sequence genome. Coding sequences within it:
- the ldb1b gene encoding LIM domain-binding protein 1b isoform X1 — its product is MAMSEQLVTEGGCSSKSFKLYSPKEPPNGSTFPPFHPGTMLDRDVGPTPMYPPTYLEPGIGRHTPYGNQTDYRIFELNKRLQNWTEECDNLWWDAFTTEFFEDDAMLTITFCLEDGPKRYTIGRTLIPRYFRSIFEGGATELYYVLKHPKESFHNNFVSLDCDQCTMVTQNGKPMFTQVCVEGRLYLEFMFDDMMRIKTWHFSIRQHRELIPRSILAMHAQDPQMLDQLSKNITRCGLSNSTLNYLRLCVILEPMQELMSRHKTYSLSPRDCLKTCLFQKWQRMVAPPAEPSRQAPNKRRKRKMSGGSTISGGGGTNNNNNNKKKSPGSGFPLSSQVPDVMVVGEPTLMGGEFGDEDERLITRLENTQFDAANGIDDEDSFNNSPALGSNSPWNNKAPSSQESKSDNPTSQASQ
- the ldb1b gene encoding LIM domain-binding protein 1b isoform X2; this encodes MSVGGCACPGCSSKSFKLYSPKEPPNGSTFPPFHPGTMLDRDVGPTPMYPPTYLEPGIGRHTPYGNQTDYRIFELNKRLQNWTEECDNLWWDAFTTEFFEDDAMLTITFCLEDGPKRYTIGRTLIPRYFRSIFEGGATELYYVLKHPKESFHNNFVSLDCDQCTMVTQNGKPMFTQVCVEGRLYLEFMFDDMMRIKTWHFSIRQHRELIPRSILAMHAQDPQMLDQLSKNITRCGLSNSTLNYLRLCVILEPMQELMSRHKTYSLSPRDCLKTCLFQKWQRMVAPPAEPSRQAPNKRRKRKMSGGSTISGGGGTNNNNNNKKKSPGSGFPLSSQVPDVMVVGEPTLMGGEFGDEDERLITRLENTQFDAANGIDDEDSFNNSPALGSNSPWNNKAPSSQESKSDNPTSQASQ
- the ldb1b gene encoding LIM domain-binding protein 1b isoform X3, producing MLDRDVGPTPMYPPTYLEPGIGRHTPYGNQTDYRIFELNKRLQNWTEECDNLWWDAFTTEFFEDDAMLTITFCLEDGPKRYTIGRTLIPRYFRSIFEGGATELYYVLKHPKESFHNNFVSLDCDQCTMVTQNGKPMFTQVCVEGRLYLEFMFDDMMRIKTWHFSIRQHRELIPRSILAMHAQDPQMLDQLSKNITRCGLSNSTLNYLRLCVILEPMQELMSRHKTYSLSPRDCLKTCLFQKWQRMVAPPAEPSRQAPNKRRKRKMSGGSTISGGGGTNNNNNNKKKSPGSGFPLSSQVPDVMVVGEPTLMGGEFGDEDERLITRLENTQFDAANGIDDEDSFNNSPALGSNSPWNNKAPSSQESKSDNPTSQASQ